The Deltaproteobacteria bacterium genomic sequence TACGACATCGATTCGACGCAGCCCACGCACGGCGATACGGGGATCTTCCTGTATCCCATTCGACCGACGCTGACCGGTGACCGCACCGGCCAGCGCCTGCCGGATCTCGGTCTGGCGCTCGACGCCATGAACGCCGCCACCCGCCGGGAGCCGGACGCCGCTGAACGCCGACACGTCGAGCGGGCCTACCTTGCGCTGGAGTCCGGTGCGCGCATCGGCGCCATTGGCGCCTTGCCGTCGAGCGGAGAGGGGATTCGGCTTACGATGTTGGGTTTCGACACGGCGCCCGACGTCACGGGATTTCTGGAACGTGCCGGCTGGCCCGGCCGGCCGGCGATGGTCGCCGCCGTCCTGTCGCGCCTCGAGCGCCGGCGCGCCTTGGACCACATGCACCTGGGCGTCCACTTCGAGGTGAACGCAGGCGGGGTGGGACCGACGCTCGAGCTGCACGTCTTTTCCCAGAACAGGATGTACGACCAACAGGGTTGGTTCAAGGACAAGGGGTACTGGACCGGCCTGATGGACGGTCTGTGCGCGGAAGGCCTGGCCGCCCCCCAGAAACTGTCGGAACTGGCCGCATGGTCATCCGGCGCCAAGACCCTGTTCGGCCGGTCGGGGCCGTTCGTGGTGTTGCAGCGCATCCACCACTTCAAGCTGGTCTTGGCCGAGGACCGTGTTCAACAGGTCAACGGCTACGTCTTCCTGTTAATGTGCTCTTGGGCGCAGGGCCAACCAACTAACGCGCCGGCTTCGCGCCGGACACCAGCCGGTACGTGAACGCTCCGTCCCGCAGCCCCCGGTCGAAGTCGACGGCGGCCCCCATGAACTCGTGGTACGCTGTCCACTCCGGCCGCGGCCGCGGGCTCATGAACACGAACAGCAACCACCGCTTGCGAGTCTCCTCGGTGGACGGCGCCACTTCCGACGCCAGGTCCCGTTCCCGCATGCCCTCGAAGCCCGCCTGCTCCAGCGTTGCGAGCACATCGCGCCACGATGCCAGGGGCGGCATGTGGAAGCCTCGTTGCATGCTGACGTGGACCGCTTCCTGTTCCTCCGAGAGCGGCGTGCCGCTGAGCAGGCCTTCGAGGGCCTGCCAGCGCCCTCCCGGCTTGAGCACCCGGTGCACGCCGCGGAGATAGGCGAGCTTGTCCGGCGCGTAGCAGAATGATTCGTGGTTCAACACGGCGTCGAAAGAGTCGTCGGGGAACGGCAGGTCCATGAAGTCGCCGTGACGGAACTCCACCAGGTGGCCGACGCCGCGCCGGCGGGCGTGCTCCGTCGCCACCGCCAGGTGCGGCTCACAGTTGGTCAAGCCGGTGACGCGTACGCCGTACGACTCGGCCATGGCGATGGCCGTACCGCCTACGCCGCAGCCCGCGTCCAGAACCTGCCGTCCCGGGGCGAGGCCGCACCCGTGCGCCAGAGTCCGGTTGGAGCGCAGCAACGCTTCCTGCTCGTTGGCCGTGTCCGGCCCCCAAAGCCCGAAGTGCCACATCCGCAGGTCGCCGCTGAACTTCACCAAAGGGTCCGTCAACGCAGCGTAGTAGCCGCTGAGGGAGGCTTCCGTCCCCGGATCGCCCTCGTTCGCGCGATTCATGGCGTACCTTCCCGTGTGTTGCCGGCCGTCGGGCCTCGGTCCACGGCCATCAGCAGGGGCGGGAGCAACAGCAGATCCGCCAGCAACGCAAGCGCGATGACGATCGCCGTGAGCTGGCCCATCTGCGCGGTGGGAAAGAACTCGGAAAAGCCCAGGACCAGGAAGCCGGCCACCAGTATGGCCGTGGTGGTGAACATGGCGCGCCCGACTTCCTGAAACGCGTAGCGCACCGCGTCGTCGGGAGCGCAGCCCTGCTCGCGCCGCGCGCGGTGGTACTTGCCGAGAAAGTGCACCGTGTCGTCCACCACGATGCCGATGGTCATGGCCATGACGACCGCAAGCGCGAGTCCGACTTCTCCCACCACGAGCCCCCAGATGCCGAACCCCATCAACCCGGGGATGAAATTCGGCGCGAGGCTCACGAGCCCGAGCCGCAGCGAACGGAAGGCGGCAATGAGCAGGACCGA encodes the following:
- a CDS encoding methyltransferase domain-containing protein, which translates into the protein MNRANEGDPGTEASLSGYYAALTDPLVKFSGDLRMWHFGLWGPDTANEQEALLRSNRTLAHGCGLAPGRQVLDAGCGVGGTAIAMAESYGVRVTGLTNCEPHLAVATEHARRRGVGHLVEFRHGDFMDLPFPDDSFDAVLNHESFCYAPDKLAYLRGVHRVLKPGGRWQALEGLLSGTPLSEEQEAVHVSMQRGFHMPPLASWRDVLATLEQAGFEGMRERDLASEVAPSTEETRKRWLLFVFMSPRPRPEWTAYHEFMGAAVDFDRGLRDGAFTYRLVSGAKPAR